One part of the Anopheles coustani chromosome 2, idAnoCousDA_361_x.2, whole genome shotgun sequence genome encodes these proteins:
- the LOC131264524 gene encoding putative uncharacterized protein DDB_G0271606 — translation MEDETPRRTLRSRTAKGEAPEDKLEEEPGRVLDRALRSRSASVSSCQHSKEERSFFGKIGDRLGVLLGPLPLDPVSASPSGHSVNNRSADVTIDIESSDEETSEHSIATPKLTSASLSSAAASPSPPPATPISTLVIGRTMAMDEGRTTPERDGLVEQGASAHLAASSAEPEAHRGQYSGVMADMLAVMREESSRNATVIAELREMLKELRDDNRELRTQVSVLTQQLATMKNEQNEQLAQTIKQGAATINNLPRRKATSSQQKKEKPAPKEKPQRSQQIDPQQQSKPRRENPDQQRQRSKQQQHPHGQQGRQQQQEKRQQQQEDGFTMVGKKGRPVDNKQGHDQHTNQEKPQVNKGRRIDHQSAPKEKQSFASVVEV, via the exons ATGGAGGACGAAACCCCGAGGAGGACTCTTAGATCAAGGACCGCGAAAGGGGAGGCTCCCGAAGATAAGCTGGAGGAAGAGCCGGGGCGAGTTCTTGATCGGGCACTCCGGAGTCGCTCGGCTTCGGTGAGCTCTTGCCAGCATTCTAAAGAGGAACGCTCGTTTTTCGGGAAAATAGGAGACAGACTTGGGGTGCTCTTGGGACCACTGCCACTGGACCCGGTATCGGCCTCCCCGTCGGGGCACTCAGTCAACAATCGATCGGCCGATGTAACGATTGATATTGAAAGCAGCGACGAGGAGACTTCGGAGCATTCGATTGCAACGCCAAAGCTAACGAGCGCATCACTATCGTCAGCAgcggcatcaccatcaccaccgccggcTACGCCGATCTCTACATTagtaatcgggcgcacgatggCGATGGACGAGGGTCGAACTACCCCAGAGAGAGATGGTCTCGTTGAACAGGGCGCATCGGCCCACCTGGCAGCATCATCGGCCGAACCTGAAGCCCACAGAGGGCAGTATTCAGGGGTGATGGCAGACATGCTGGCCGTCATGCGGGAGGAGTCATCGCGGAACGCGACGGTCATCGCTGAACTGCGGGAGATGCTCAAGGAGTTGCGAGATGACAACCGTGAGCTCCGGACCCAGGTTAGCGTCCTCACCCAGCAGCTGgcgaccatgaaaaatgagcAGAACGAGCAACTGGCGCAGACCATTAAACAAGGTGCTGCAACAATCAACAACCTG CCTCGCCGCAAAGCAACCAGCAGCcagcagaagaaggagaagccgGCTCCGAAAGAAAAGCCTCAAAGGAGCCAGCAAATAGatccgcagcagcagtcgAAGCCTCGGCGGGAGAACCCGGatcagcagcggcagcggtcaaagcagcagcagcatccgcatGGGCAGCAGggtcggcagcagcagcaggagaagcggcagcagcagcaggaagatGGGTTTACGATGGTTGGCAAGAAAGGGCGCCCGGTTGATAACAAACAAGGGCATGACCAACACACCAACCAAGAAAAACCCCAGGTCAACAAAGGCAGGAGAATTGACCAtcagagtgctccgaaggaaaAGCAGAGCTTCGCCAGTGTAGTAgaagtttga
- the LOC131264525 gene encoding ras-interacting protein RIP3-like, which translates to MADMLAVMREESSRNATVIAELREMLKELRDDNRELRTQVSVLTQQLATMKNEQNEQLAQTIKQGAATINNLPRRKATSSQQKKEKPAPKEKPQRSQQIDPQQQSKPRRENPDQQRQRSKQQQHPHGQQGRQQQQEDGFTMVGKKGRPVDNKQGHDQHTNQEKPQVNKGRRIDHQSAPKEKQSFASRRGDFGAFDCNAKANERITIVSSGITITTAGYADLYISNRAHDGDGRTTPERDGLVEQGASAHLAASSAEPEAHRGPDSGVMADMLAVMREESSRNATVIAELREMLKELRDDNRELRTQVSVLTQQLATMKNEQNEQLAQTIKQGAATINNLPRRKATSSQQKKEKPAPKEKPQRSQQIDPQQQSKPRRENPDQQRQRSKQQQHPHGQQGRQQQQEDGFTMVGKKGRPVDNKQGHDQHTNQEKPQVNKGRRIDHQSAPKEKQSFASVVEV; encoded by the exons ATGGCAGACATGCTGGCCGTCATGCGGGAGGAGTCATCGCGGAACGCGACGGTCATCGCTGAACTGCGGGAGATGCTCAAGGAGTTGCGAGATGACAACCGTGAGCTCAGGACCCAGGTTAGCGTCCTCACCCAGCAGCTGgcgaccatgaaaaatgagcAGAACGAGCAACTGGCGCAGACCATTAAACAAGGTGCTGCAACAATCAACAACCTG CCTCGCCGCAAAGCAACCAGCAGCcagcagaagaaggagaagccgGCTCCGAAAGAAAAGCCTCAAAGGAGCCAGCAAATAGatccgcagcagcagtcgAAGCCTCGGCGGGAGAACCCGGatcagcagcggcagcggtcaaagcagcagcagcatccgcatGGGCAGCAGggtcggcagcagcagcaggaagatGGGTTTACGATGGTTGGCAAGAAAGGCCGCCCGGTTGATAACAAACAAGGGCATGACCAACACACCAACCAAGAAAAACCCCAGGTCAACAAAGGCAGGAGAATTGACCAtcagagtgctccgaaggaaaAGCAGAGCTTCGCCAGT CGACGAGGAGACTTTGGAGCATTCGATTGCAACGCCAAAGCCAACGAGCGCATCACTATCGTCAGCAgcggcatcaccatcaccaccgccggcTACGCCGATCTCTACATTagtaatcgggcgcacgatggCGATGGACGAACTACCCCAGAGAGAGATGGTCTCGTTGAACAGGGCGCATCGGCCCACCTGGCAGCATCATCGGCCGAACCTGAAGCCCACAGAGGGCCGGATTCAGGGGTGATGGCAGACATGCTGGCCGTCATGCGGGAGGAGTCATCGCGGAACGCGACGGTCATCGCTGAACTGCGGGAGATGCTCAAGGAGTTGCGAGATGATAACCGTGAGCTCCGGACCCAGGTTAGCGTCCTCACCCAGCAGCTGgcgaccatgaaaaatgagcAGAACGAGCAACTGGCGCAGACCATTAAACAAGGTGCTGCAACAATCAACAACCTG CCTCGCCGCAAAGCAACCAGCAGCcagcagaagaaggagaagccgGCTCCGAAAGAAAAGCCTCAAAGGAGCCAGCAAATAGatccgcagcagcagtcgAAGCCTCGGCGGGAGAACCCGGatcagcagcggcagcggtcaaagcagcagcagcatccgcatGGGCAGCAGggtcggcagcagcagcaggaagatGGGTTTACGATGGTTGGCAAGAAAGGCCGCCCGGTTGATAACAAACAAGGGCATGACCAACACACCAACCAAGAAAAACCCCAGGTCAACAAAGGCAGGAGAATTGACCAtcagagtgctccgaaggaaaAGCAGAGCTTCGCCAGTGTAGTAgaagtttga
- the LOC131264527 gene encoding putative nuclease HARBI1, whose product MCVDGTHIRIIPPMNDRDHHYNRKGFYSLNALMICDHKMVIRYVNARYGGANHDSHIWSVNGIDDFFANKHQTGDTTVKVLADSAYPSKPWIVTPKRNAAPDSPEASYNTHHAKGREIIERTFGILKNKSTCLLWARQLHYTPEIAICITNVCCALYNICIAHNFSE is encoded by the exons ATGTGCGTAGACGGTACGCATATACGTATCATACCACCAATGAATGATAGAGACCATCATTACAACAGGAAAGGATTCTACAGCTTGAATGCTTTGATGA TCTGTGATCATAAAATGGTAATAAGGTACGTTAACGCTCGATATGGAGGAGCAAATCACGATTCGCATATTTGGAGTGTTAACGGCATCGATGACTTTTTTGCCAACAAGCATCAAACCGGAGATACGACTGTCAAAGTACT tgcGGATTCTGCATACCCATCAAAACCGTGGATTGTAACACCGAAAAGAAATGCTGCGCCGGACTCACCAGAAGCCAGTTATAACACCCATCATGCAAAAGGAAGAGAAATTATCGAACGCACATTCGGTATACTAAAAAATAAGTCCACGTGTTTACTTTGGGCAAGACAGTTACACTACACACCTGAAATTGCCATATGTATTACAAATGTATGTTGCGCTTTGTATAATATTTGCATAGCGCATAACTTCtccgaataa